In Hahella sp. KA22, one genomic interval encodes:
- a CDS encoding MotA/TolQ/ExbB proton channel family protein, translating to MFETVVRFFQDGGVFMYPIAIVLVIGVAIAVERYIYLSVAKLSNRADFNKLIMMIGRKDYLNALKQAKQSKTAMSTIVEAGLTRLLNRQPRDQIEYAMEEGLMEVLPRLEKRTQYLATLANVSTLLGLLGTIIGLIAAFTAVANADPAEKANLLSKSISVAMNTTAFGLIAAIPLLLVHAILQTKTNEIVDSFEMAGIKIMNLISEKPAQAAPVAKAAPERT from the coding sequence ATGTTCGAGACTGTCGTTCGCTTTTTTCAAGATGGTGGTGTTTTCATGTATCCCATCGCCATTGTCCTCGTGATCGGCGTAGCAATCGCTGTTGAACGATATATCTATCTCAGCGTCGCCAAGTTGAGCAACCGCGCGGACTTCAACAAACTGATCATGATGATCGGGCGCAAGGATTACCTCAACGCGTTGAAGCAGGCCAAACAATCCAAGACCGCCATGTCCACCATCGTGGAAGCGGGTTTGACCCGTTTGCTGAACCGTCAGCCTCGGGACCAGATTGAATACGCGATGGAAGAGGGCTTGATGGAAGTTCTGCCTCGACTGGAAAAGCGTACGCAATATCTGGCGACGCTCGCCAACGTCTCCACGCTGTTGGGGCTGCTGGGGACCATCATTGGTCTGATCGCCGCCTTTACCGCCGTCGCCAACGCCGACCCCGCGGAGAAGGCCAACTTGTTGTCGAAGAGTATTTCGGTGGCGATGAACACCACTGCATTCGGCTTGATTGCGGCGATTCCTTTACTGCTGGTGCACGCCATCCTGCAAACCAAAACCAACGAAATCGTGGATAGTTTTGAAATGGCTGGCATCAAGATCATGAACCTGATTTCGGAGAAACCAGCCCAGGCCGCCCCGGTAGCGAAAGCCGCACCAGAAAGAACATAG
- a CDS encoding biopolymer transporter ExbD yields the protein MRRKHRRPEAVADLDITAFMNLMIVLVPVLLINLVFSQTSVLNLNLPESAANSAQDNKDQLQLQVMILEEQLVIADNKGGVIMQIPKQAEGEHDYKTLALAMQDIKARVPEKKDITLLPQESTSYQTLVSVMDKVRSYKTVVAGSVVNAELFPDISIADAPEIIPAGGAQ from the coding sequence ATGCGTCGTAAACACCGTCGTCCGGAGGCTGTCGCTGACCTGGACATCACGGCGTTCATGAATCTCATGATCGTCCTGGTGCCGGTGCTGCTGATCAATCTGGTGTTCTCTCAAACCAGCGTTCTGAACCTGAACCTCCCTGAGTCCGCCGCCAACTCCGCGCAGGATAATAAAGACCAGCTGCAATTGCAGGTCATGATCCTGGAAGAGCAGTTGGTGATTGCGGATAACAAGGGCGGGGTCATCATGCAGATCCCGAAGCAGGCGGAAGGCGAGCATGACTATAAGACGCTCGCACTGGCTATGCAGGACATCAAAGCTCGGGTTCCGGAGAAAAAAGACATTACCCTGTTGCCTCAGGAAAGCACGTCCTATCAAACACTGGTCAGTGTGATGGACAAGGTGCGTTCCTACAAAACCGTTGTGGCGGGCAGTGTGGTTAACGCGGAGTTGTTCCCGGATATCTCCATTGCCGATGCGCCTGAGATCATTCCGGCGGGAGGCGCGCAATGA
- a CDS encoding tetratricopeptide repeat protein, giving the protein MSRKRCNKHGVTGLALTAALLLVGCAGSPARKDATADISPAGEQTQMKYDQALAALNNNQVALAENLFKQVIADKPGLSAPYFNLGVIAEKQGDLPSARTWYAQALDVNPKDARALNQLAVLAREEGDFENALAFYERALKAAPNEPVYHRNIAILYDMYLGDYVRALEHYQRCQELRSAPDEQVAMWIADLERRIQ; this is encoded by the coding sequence ATGTCGCGCAAACGTTGCAATAAACACGGCGTTACAGGTTTGGCGCTAACGGCGGCCTTGTTGCTGGTTGGCTGCGCCGGTTCGCCGGCGCGCAAGGACGCTACCGCTGATATCTCTCCTGCCGGAGAACAGACTCAGATGAAGTATGATCAGGCGCTGGCGGCGTTAAACAATAATCAGGTCGCCTTGGCGGAGAATTTGTTCAAGCAGGTCATCGCCGATAAACCGGGTCTCAGCGCGCCTTATTTCAATCTGGGAGTCATTGCTGAAAAGCAGGGCGACCTGCCTTCCGCCAGGACATGGTACGCTCAGGCGCTGGATGTAAACCCCAAAGACGCCAGAGCTTTGAATCAGTTGGCAGTTTTAGCGCGGGAGGAGGGTGATTTTGAGAATGCCTTGGCGTTTTATGAAAGAGCGCTGAAGGCGGCGCCGAATGAGCCGGTTTATCATCGTAATATAGCTATACTTTACGACATGTATCTGGGTGATTACGTGCGGGCGTTGGAGCATTACCAGCGCTGCCAGGAACTTCGATCCGCTCCCGACGAGCAAGTGGCGATGTGGATCGCCGACCTTGAGCGGCGTATCCAATAG